In Daphnia magna isolate NIES linkage group LG7, ASM2063170v1.1, whole genome shotgun sequence, a single genomic region encodes these proteins:
- the LOC123474063 gene encoding E3 ubiquitin-protein ligase MIB2-like, producing MELLIKKGAVIDSTNRGRCTPLHVAVNKQFPACVQMLLKYGWDVNVQDSYGDTALHDAIGKENADIIEALASASAVDFTLRNTRGFNVLHHAALKGNYFAAERILMRSRQLVDVKKDDGFVALHLASLNGHVQMAFPRLK from the exons ATGGAACTGCTCATAAAAAAAGGAGCCGTCATTGATAGTACGAATCGCGGACGCTGCACACCTTTGCATGTCGCTGTCAATAAGCAGTTTCCTGCTTGTGTTCAGATGCTCCTCAAATACGGATGGGACGTCAATGTTCAA GACTCGTACGGAGACACGGCCCTGCACGATGCAATCGGCAAGGAAAATGCGGATATTATAGAAGCTTTAGCTTCGGCATCAGCTGTCGATTTTACACTGAGGAACACGCGGGGTTTCAATGTTCTTCATCACGCCGCTCTCAAAGGGAATTATTT CGCGGCGGAGCGCATTTTGATGCGCAGTCGACAGCTGGTGGATGTGAAAAAGGATGACGGATTCGTAGCCCTTCATTTAGCTAGTTTGAATGGCCATGTTCAG ATGGCCTttccccgattaaaatga
- the LOC123474062 gene encoding uncharacterized protein LOC123474062, giving the protein MYPRKTPISHEASQRINYLNRIRRLGVYHARIKFGEFGPSLTEPVEPEYRPLPHGVTIDAKLGEYEEGFYSIAIKYLPRDEAVAITNIRVNADYARYLNFLRGLPTCEPTPREQIHPEIPLPAVLQHPTPRAPDYGSTPIARFYGYQGPRSHPRSRGKSTVAEQSTSVATRNVVVRSLLENERRREAEVIEQEVGAEGTEDITEVESNFSIRTNDSETVIQEESEVEETVKGESEESGSTTSEEFILSINEREF; this is encoded by the exons ATGTACCCGAGAAAAACTCCAATTAGTCATGAAGCATCTCAGCGTATCAAT TATCTCAACAGAATCAGAAGACTTGGGGTATATCATGCTCGCATCAAATTTGGTGAATTTGGCCCAAGTCTCACCGAACCTGTAGAACCTGAATACAGGCCATTGCCCCACGGTGTAACAATTGATGCAAAACTAGGTGAATACGAAGAAGGTTTCTATAGCATTGCAATCAAGTATCTTCCCCGTGACGAAGCTGTTGCCATCACCAACATCAGAGTGAACGCTGATTATGCAAGATACCTAAACTTCCTGAGAGGATTACCGACTTGTGAGCCAACGCCAAGAGAACAAATTCATCCAGAGATTCCCTTGCCAGCTGTGCTCCAGCACCCAACACCACGTGCACCAGACTACGGAAGCACTCCGATTGCAAGATTTTACGGGTACCAAGGACCTAGAAGCCATCCGAGGTCGCGTGGTAAATCTACCGTTGCAGAGCAGTCAACATCTGTAGCAACCAGAAACGTGGTCGTTCGCAGCCTTCtcgaaaacgaaagaagaagagaggctGAGGTTATTGAACAAGAAGTCGGTGCAGAAGGTACAGAAGACATCACTGAAGTGGAATCGAATTTTTCGATCAGAACAAACGATTCTGAGACTGTCATTCAAGAAGAAAGTGAAGTAGAGGAAACAGTGAAAGGAGAAAGTGAAGAAAGCGGTTCGACCACATCTGAGGAATTCATCTTGTCCATCAACGAACGAGAATTTTGA